One Pseudorhodoplanes sinuspersici DNA segment encodes these proteins:
- a CDS encoding NADPH-dependent FMN reductase: protein MNSDNTLYLGGRSNSSARPLIVGLGGTARPGSSTENALRLALEAASKQGADTEIFAGPALDVPIYAPEKGERSDASLRLVEALKRCDGLILASPAYHGSISGLVKNAIDYTEDLRQAERTYLDGIAVGCVVTCAGWQAGGQTLAAMRSIVHSLRGWPTPMGVVINTVNAPFDFNGRCVDSTIEAQLHIVGRQVVDFATLRRSAAAA, encoded by the coding sequence ATGAACTCCGATAATACCCTATACCTGGGCGGACGGTCTAATAGCAGTGCTCGGCCGCTGATAGTTGGACTTGGAGGGACAGCGCGGCCTGGCTCAAGCACCGAGAACGCGCTGCGCTTAGCGCTTGAGGCGGCAAGCAAGCAGGGTGCCGATACTGAGATTTTCGCAGGCCCTGCTCTCGATGTGCCAATCTATGCGCCGGAGAAAGGCGAGCGAAGCGATGCCTCACTAAGGCTGGTTGAGGCATTAAAGCGGTGTGATGGGCTAATACTAGCGTCGCCCGCTTATCACGGGTCAATTTCGGGTCTCGTGAAGAACGCGATTGATTACACAGAAGATCTTCGCCAAGCCGAGCGCACTTATCTTGATGGGATTGCAGTTGGCTGTGTCGTGACTTGCGCAGGTTGGCAAGCTGGCGGTCAGACGCTGGCCGCCATGCGTTCAATTGTGCATTCGCTGCGCGGTTGGCCGACTCCCATGGGTGTGGTCATAAACACCGTTAATGCGCCGTTCGATTTCAATGGGCGGTGCGTAGACTCGACGATTGAAGCTCAACTTCATATTGTCGGACGACAAGTCGTCGATTTTGCTACGCTAAGGAGGTCGGCGGCCGCTGCCTGA